Proteins encoded in a region of the Pseudomonas syringae KCTC 12500 genome:
- a CDS encoding HAD family hydrolase, whose protein sequence is MIEPDLETAGPDLEPVGPDLEIEVEQRLLAVFDFDGTITRHDSFVPFLKFAFGQRAFSVRMARLVLPSIGYLAKRLTRDELKGRLIKAFLSGVEVQWLQQKAEAFCQSHWKRLMRPAALESIAAEIEKGAIVTLCSASPAMVLQPFADRLKVELIGTNLEVIDGKLTGLIEGSNCRCDSKVARLESVYGPLTQFRVRAWGDTRGDHELLAAAQDAHWRLFHPTWRRGRYKGPVNAKLHNPDGKDGPTR, encoded by the coding sequence ATGATAGAACCTGACCTTGAAACCGCAGGACCTGATCTTGAGCCTGTAGGGCCCGACCTTGAAATCGAAGTGGAACAGCGCCTGCTGGCGGTTTTCGATTTCGACGGCACCATTACCCGCCACGACAGTTTTGTCCCGTTTCTCAAATTCGCCTTCGGGCAACGTGCCTTTTCGGTGCGCATGGCGCGGCTGGTGCTGCCCAGCATCGGCTACCTGGCCAAGCGCCTGACCCGCGACGAACTCAAGGGCCGCCTGATCAAGGCCTTCCTCAGTGGCGTCGAAGTGCAATGGCTGCAGCAGAAGGCTGAAGCGTTCTGCCAGTCGCACTGGAAACGCCTGATGCGTCCTGCTGCGCTGGAGTCCATCGCCGCTGAAATCGAGAAGGGCGCCATTGTCACGCTTTGTTCAGCATCGCCTGCTATGGTCCTGCAACCTTTCGCTGATCGCCTGAAAGTAGAGCTGATCGGTACGAATCTGGAAGTGATCGACGGCAAGTTGACCGGCTTGATCGAAGGCAGCAACTGCCGCTGCGACTCGAAAGTTGCACGGCTGGAGAGCGTCTATGGGCCGCTGACCCAGTTCCGGGTTCGCGCATGGGGCGACACCCGAGGCGACCACGAATTGCTCGCCGCTGCTCAGGATGCGCACTGGCGTTTGTTCCATCCGACGTGGCGTCGAGGCCGTTATAAAGGCCCCGTTAACGCCAAGTTACACAATCCTGATGGCAAAGACGGGCCAACACGGTAA
- a CDS encoding cysteine protease StiP family protein, protein MSDPVHGLDTVGSGSYLHDDVHFLLRGVALQTTSVEEKERLIQTRQKHYSEMISEESAPSAAHKALYERALEQNGARMADDVQALAQALARECAGAEIILVSFVRAGLPLGVLLRRALIDLGREAHHYGISIVRDRGIDTVALEAIIQAHGAQSIVFVDGWTGKGAISGEIRRSLAGDTRFPDQPRLVVLADPCGSAWLAASAEDWVIPSGILGATVSGLVSRSIWPADGGLHGCVVYEQLRDHDVTQSFIEQIDSQRRQNSSTLTLTPWTLAQRTELKAAASQVVDRLAERFRINNFNRIKPGIAEATRAVMRRVPDHVLVRNLADSDVQLLLHLTEKAGIPVEEVGDLLGPYRAVTIIRSLS, encoded by the coding sequence ATGAGTGATCCCGTTCACGGGCTCGATACGGTCGGCAGCGGCAGTTACCTGCACGATGATGTGCATTTTCTGTTGCGCGGCGTGGCGCTACAGACCACCAGCGTCGAGGAGAAGGAGCGCCTGATTCAGACGCGACAGAAGCACTATTCGGAAATGATCAGCGAGGAGTCAGCGCCTAGCGCCGCTCACAAGGCGCTGTATGAGCGGGCGCTCGAGCAGAACGGCGCGCGCATGGCCGACGATGTACAGGCCCTGGCCCAGGCGCTCGCCCGCGAGTGCGCAGGTGCTGAAATCATTCTGGTGTCGTTCGTGCGCGCCGGTCTGCCGCTGGGCGTGTTGTTGCGGCGGGCGCTGATCGATCTGGGCCGCGAAGCGCACCACTACGGCATCAGTATCGTCCGTGATCGCGGCATTGATACGGTGGCGCTTGAAGCCATCATTCAGGCCCACGGCGCGCAGAGCATCGTGTTCGTCGACGGCTGGACCGGCAAGGGCGCGATTTCGGGGGAGATCCGTCGCAGCCTGGCGGGCGATACGCGCTTTCCGGATCAGCCACGGCTGGTGGTGCTGGCCGATCCGTGCGGCAGTGCCTGGCTGGCAGCGTCGGCAGAAGACTGGGTGATTCCGTCCGGCATTCTCGGTGCCACGGTGTCCGGTCTGGTGTCGCGCTCTATCTGGCCGGCGGACGGCGGGCTGCACGGTTGCGTGGTGTACGAGCAGTTGCGGGACCACGACGTCACGCAGTCTTTTATTGAACAGATCGACAGCCAGCGTCGTCAAAACAGTTCTACGCTCACACTGACACCCTGGACGCTGGCTCAGCGAACCGAACTCAAGGCCGCCGCATCACAGGTGGTCGACCGTCTGGCCGAGCGCTTCAGGATCAATAACTTCAATCGCATCAAGCCGGGCATTGCCGAAGCCACCAGAGCGGTCATGCGCCGCGTGCCGGATCACGTACTGGTGCGCAACCTGGCTGACAGCGACGTGCAATTGCTGTTGCACCTGACCGAAAAAGCGGGGATTCCCGTCGAAGAAGTGGGCGATCTCCTGGGGCCCTATCGGGCCGTGACCATCATTCGGAGTCTGAGCTAA
- a CDS encoding TerD family protein, with product MTQLVPGANAPVAAGPLTVEIIYSPIADADIDVSAFLLTASGKVRGDQDMCFYGQKSVNGGALQQTEASAGRAVFSLDPSRLDSVIEKVALTATIYENKASFGSVSRLALNITGGIEADIPTSGMKETALILGEFYLRQGAWKFRCVAQGFAGGLEPLAKNFGVEVAAPQDEPAPAPAPAPAPAPVPAPAPKSTVSLSKITLDKTRASISLEKSSAGFGEIRVNLNWNRRNDSKGGGFFSMKKSNAIDLDVGCLFEMQDGLKGAVQALGNSFGSLNTEPFIKLMGDDRTGSISDGEWLHINGAHWSKIRRILVYAFIYEGAPNWKETDGVVTIHAPGQPPIEVRLNEEGGRQGMCAIALLENDNGAVKVTRRVDFHNGHSNMDKAYGWGMRWAAGSK from the coding sequence ATGACCCAACTCGTCCCGGGCGCCAACGCGCCGGTCGCTGCCGGCCCGCTGACGGTGGAAATCATCTACTCTCCGATCGCGGATGCGGATATCGACGTCTCCGCTTTTCTGCTGACCGCGTCCGGCAAGGTCCGTGGCGATCAGGACATGTGTTTCTACGGCCAGAAAAGCGTGAACGGCGGTGCGCTGCAGCAGACGGAAGCGTCGGCCGGACGCGCGGTGTTCAGTCTTGACCCGAGCCGCCTGGACTCGGTCATCGAGAAGGTTGCCCTGACGGCGACCATCTATGAGAACAAGGCCAGTTTTGGCAGCGTGTCACGCTTGGCCTTGAACATCACCGGCGGTATCGAAGCCGATATCCCGACCAGTGGCATGAAAGAAACCGCGCTGATTCTGGGCGAGTTCTACCTGCGTCAGGGTGCATGGAAATTCCGTTGCGTGGCCCAGGGTTTTGCCGGCGGCCTTGAGCCATTGGCGAAAAACTTCGGCGTTGAAGTCGCCGCGCCTCAGGATGAGCCTGCACCTGCACCTGCACCTGCACCTGCACCTGCACCTGTTCCAGCGCCTGCACCGAAGTCGACCGTCAGTCTGAGCAAGATTACGCTCGACAAGACCCGTGCTTCGATCAGCCTGGAAAAATCCAGTGCCGGTTTCGGTGAGATTCGGGTCAACCTGAACTGGAACCGTCGTAACGACAGCAAGGGCGGCGGCTTCTTCTCTATGAAGAAGAGCAATGCCATTGACCTTGATGTAGGCTGCCTCTTCGAAATGCAGGACGGTCTCAAAGGCGCTGTTCAGGCGCTGGGCAACTCGTTCGGTTCACTCAACACCGAGCCGTTCATCAAGTTGATGGGCGATGACCGTACCGGCTCGATCAGCGACGGTGAGTGGCTGCATATCAATGGCGCACACTGGAGCAAGATCCGTCGCATTCTGGTCTACGCGTTCATCTATGAAGGTGCGCCGAACTGGAAGGAAACCGACGGGGTCGTCACCATTCACGCGCCTGGCCAGCCGCCCATCGAGGTTCGCCTCAATGAAGAGGGCGGTCGTCAGGGCATGTGTGCCATTGCCCTGCTGGAAAATGACAACGGTGCGGTCAAGGTGACGCGTCGTGTGGATTTCCACAACGGCCACAGCAACATGGACAAAGCCTACGGCTGGGGCATGCGCTGGGCTGCCGGTTCCAAGTAA
- a CDS encoding tellurite resistance TerB family protein, translating into MLDWLKTNATAAREKLASEVSKFKNREFMEAVVSGCALVSAADGDISSSEKQKMAGFIQNSQELKVFDMKDVIQGFQEACSKFEFDFEIGRAEALKTIGKIKKKEDAARLLVRVCCAIGGADGSFDEKEREVCRTICRELGLNPSDFDL; encoded by the coding sequence ATGCTGGACTGGTTGAAAACAAACGCAACAGCTGCTCGCGAAAAGCTGGCTTCGGAAGTCTCGAAGTTCAAGAATCGCGAATTCATGGAGGCTGTGGTTTCCGGCTGTGCTCTGGTATCGGCCGCTGACGGTGATATCAGCTCCAGTGAAAAGCAGAAAATGGCCGGCTTCATTCAGAACTCTCAGGAACTGAAAGTTTTCGACATGAAGGACGTCATCCAGGGCTTCCAGGAAGCCTGCTCCAAGTTCGAGTTCGATTTTGAAATTGGTCGCGCCGAGGCCTTGAAAACCATCGGCAAGATCAAAAAGAAAGAAGATGCAGCCCGTTTGCTGGTGCGCGTCTGCTGTGCTATCGGTGGCGCCGATGGCAGCTTCGATGAGAAAGAGCGGGAAGTCTGCCGCACGATCTGTCGAGAGCTTGGCCTCAACCCGTCCGATTTCGACCTGTAA
- a CDS encoding TerC/Alx family metal homeostasis membrane protein: MESTSLGFPPLTMAVFVGLAVTAMAIDMFSHRGNKPITLAQASAWSIFWVAISLAFAGFLYVQHGSEVATLFVTGYALEKVLSVDNLFVFMALFSWFKIPDGLRHRVLYWGIIGAIVFRGIFVAIGTGLLALGPWVEVVFAVIVAWTAIMMLRAGDDDDEEVDYSQHMAYRFAKKLFPVWPKLHGSNFFVSRSVLEQEVKKPENAGITLAAKGALFATPLFLCLVVAEISDVLFAFDSVPAIIAVSREPLIVFSAMLFAILGLRTLYFVLEALKRYLVHLEKAVIALLFFIALKLGLNATNHLFHHGYEISANASLLVVVVVLIIGIVASLLFPGKDESAEEKA, translated from the coding sequence ATGGAAAGCACCTCTCTAGGCTTCCCTCCACTCACGATGGCGGTTTTCGTCGGTCTGGCCGTTACGGCCATGGCTATCGACATGTTCTCCCACCGGGGAAACAAGCCAATCACCCTCGCGCAAGCCTCGGCGTGGTCGATTTTCTGGGTCGCCATTTCGCTGGCCTTCGCGGGTTTTCTGTATGTCCAGCACGGCTCTGAAGTCGCCACGCTGTTCGTGACCGGTTACGCGCTGGAAAAAGTGCTGAGCGTCGACAACCTGTTCGTGTTCATGGCGTTGTTCTCCTGGTTCAAGATTCCGGATGGCCTGCGCCACCGCGTTCTGTACTGGGGCATCATCGGCGCCATCGTCTTCCGCGGCATCTTCGTCGCCATCGGTACCGGCCTCCTGGCGCTGGGTCCATGGGTCGAAGTGGTGTTTGCGGTCATCGTTGCCTGGACAGCCATCATGATGCTCAGGGCGGGCGATGACGACGACGAAGAAGTCGACTACTCGCAACACATGGCTTATCGCTTCGCCAAGAAGCTGTTCCCGGTGTGGCCAAAACTGCACGGCAGCAACTTCTTCGTCAGCCGCTCGGTTCTGGAGCAGGAAGTCAAAAAGCCTGAAAACGCCGGTATCACGCTGGCGGCAAAAGGCGCTTTGTTCGCGACCCCGTTGTTCCTGTGTCTGGTTGTGGCGGAAATCTCCGACGTTCTGTTCGCATTCGACTCCGTGCCTGCAATCATTGCCGTGAGCCGCGAGCCGCTGATTGTGTTCTCGGCGATGCTGTTCGCGATTCTTGGTCTGCGTACCCTGTACTTCGTTCTGGAAGCCCTCAAGCGCTATCTGGTGCACCTGGAGAAAGCGGTTATCGCCTTGCTGTTCTTCATTGCCTTGAAATTGGGCCTGAATGCTACCAACCACCTGTTCCATCACGGTTACGAGATCAGCGCCAATGCCAGCCTGCTGGTGGTAGTCGTCGTATTGATCATCGGTATCGTTGCAAGCCTGCTCTTCCCGGGCAAAGACGAATCCGCGGAAGAAAAAGCGTAA
- a CDS encoding TerD family protein, protein MALTLAKNQTISLEKTAGTGLKKVSMGLGWDPEKASGFFGKLLGGGGGDIDLDASCIMLDADKKPLDLVWFRQLQSRDGAIQHSGDNRTGEGAGDDETISVDLEKLPAAVKYLVFTVNSFTGQNFEKVANAYCRIVDLGSRNELGRFDLSEKGQHTGVVMSYLARTPSGWDFTAVGQVTNGRTADDLVELAIGAVRV, encoded by the coding sequence ATGGCACTCACTTTGGCAAAGAACCAGACGATCTCACTCGAGAAAACTGCTGGTACAGGCCTCAAGAAAGTCAGCATGGGACTTGGATGGGACCCTGAAAAAGCCAGTGGTTTCTTCGGTAAATTGCTCGGTGGTGGCGGCGGCGATATCGACCTGGATGCCTCGTGCATCATGCTCGACGCCGATAAAAAGCCCCTCGACCTGGTCTGGTTCCGCCAGTTGCAATCGCGTGACGGTGCCATTCAGCATTCGGGTGACAACCGTACCGGCGAAGGCGCGGGCGACGATGAAACCATCAGCGTCGATCTGGAAAAACTGCCTGCCGCCGTCAAATACCTGGTGTTCACCGTCAATTCGTTCACCGGTCAGAATTTCGAAAAAGTCGCCAACGCCTACTGCCGTATTGTCGACTTGGGCAGCCGTAACGAACTGGGTCGCTTTGATCTGTCCGAAAAAGGTCAGCACACCGGCGTGGTGATGTCTTATCTGGCGCGCACGCCGTCGGGCTGGGACTTCACTGCAGTAGGCCAGGTCACCAACGGTCGCACTGCTGATGATCTGGTCGAGCTGGCGATCGGGGCTGTACGGGTATGA
- a CDS encoding HpcH/HpaI aldolase/citrate lyase family protein, with amino-acid sequence MALFSPYALGATLYMPATRDDIVDVVFGEKIPELRSLVVCLEDAVALTDVDTALLNLRQVLTRIRDRGGRPANGPLLFVRPRDAAMARILNDWPLMAHVDGFVVPKLSLKSLTSWEQAVTNPSLALMPTLETPEVFNPTAMVELGEALKASLYERIIALRIGGNDLMGCLGLRRNPAMTLYSTPMGYVIPMLAGVMGAQGFSLTAPVFEQLATPDILQHELALDITNGLVGKTAIHPSQVNIIQNALRVSLEDMNSARMILNSVAPAVFKYNDAMCEPATHYKWAAHIMERAKWHGVLSAPASIMDASIRLAEAVS; translated from the coding sequence ATGGCCTTATTCTCGCCTTATGCGCTGGGGGCAACGCTGTATATGCCCGCGACCCGGGACGACATCGTCGATGTGGTGTTCGGTGAAAAGATTCCCGAGCTGCGTTCGCTGGTTGTCTGTCTGGAAGACGCCGTGGCGCTGACCGATGTCGACACGGCGTTGCTCAATCTTCGTCAGGTACTCACCCGAATCCGCGATCGTGGCGGTCGTCCGGCCAACGGTCCGCTGCTGTTCGTGCGTCCGAGGGACGCAGCGATGGCGCGCATTCTCAACGACTGGCCGCTGATGGCGCACGTCGACGGTTTCGTTGTGCCCAAGCTCTCGCTGAAAAGTCTGACGAGTTGGGAGCAGGCCGTCACCAATCCTTCGCTGGCGTTGATGCCTACACTGGAAACCCCCGAGGTGTTCAATCCGACCGCGATGGTCGAGTTGGGGGAAGCCTTGAAGGCCAGTCTGTACGAGCGGATCATTGCGCTGCGCATCGGGGGTAATGACCTGATGGGCTGCCTGGGGCTGCGCCGCAATCCGGCCATGACCCTGTATTCGACGCCGATGGGGTATGTCATCCCCATGCTGGCGGGGGTCATGGGTGCGCAGGGCTTTTCGCTCACCGCACCGGTGTTCGAGCAACTGGCCACTCCGGACATTCTGCAGCATGAACTGGCGCTGGATATTACCAATGGATTGGTCGGTAAAACGGCAATTCACCCCTCGCAGGTCAATATCATTCAGAATGCGCTACGCGTCAGTCTGGAGGACATGAACTCCGCCCGGATGATTTTGAACTCTGTGGCCCCCGCAGTGTTCAAGTACAACGACGCGATGTGTGAACCGGCTACCCACTACAAATGGGCAGCCCACATCATGGAGCGCGCCAAATGGCATGGAGTGTTATCCGCACCCGCTTCGATCATGGATGCCAGCATTCGACTCGCTGAGGCAGTTAGCTAG